The Myxococcota bacterium genome has a segment encoding these proteins:
- a CDS encoding sigma-54 dependent transcriptional regulator: MDRQRARILVADDEESIRFVLREALESQGHRVSEVADGAAALRALDEGDFDLAFLDIRMPEATGLEVLERAKTASSETAVVIITAQSTFENAVEAMKLGALDYLTKPFSLAEVQALTDKALRTRALELEVRALRREVGRAVSPGGDRLVGRSPALLEAFKTVGRVAARNVPVLITGESGTGKELIARAIHVASPRAQEPFVAVNAAAIPKELLESELFGHERGAFTGAVQARPGRFREAAGGTLFLDEIGDMTLDLQAKLLRVLQNGEVTAVGGQKSEIVDVRIIAATNRQLDVAVREGRFREDLLYRLRVVPIELPPLRERREDVRALAEHFVARYAQDLAGGARGLADGAIEALERYSWPGNVRELENAIRRALVLAPGSVLTGEDFAFLVEDPAQTSPEASLAALVARETRAALSERADEIYRTVIERVERPMIEAVLEHTGGNQLQAASLLGINRNTLRKKISELDVAIPRRDRA; this comes from the coding sequence ATGGACCGACAGCGCGCGCGAATCCTGGTCGCGGACGACGAGGAATCGATCCGCTTCGTGCTGCGCGAAGCGCTCGAGTCGCAGGGGCATCGGGTGAGCGAGGTCGCCGACGGCGCCGCCGCGCTGCGCGCCCTCGACGAGGGCGACTTCGACCTCGCCTTCCTCGACATCCGCATGCCCGAGGCGACGGGCCTCGAAGTGCTCGAACGCGCGAAGACGGCGTCGAGCGAGACGGCGGTCGTCATCATCACCGCGCAGTCGACGTTCGAGAACGCGGTCGAGGCGATGAAGCTCGGCGCGCTCGACTACCTGACGAAGCCGTTCAGTCTGGCGGAGGTGCAGGCGCTCACCGACAAGGCGCTGCGCACGCGCGCGCTCGAGCTCGAGGTGCGCGCGCTGCGGCGCGAGGTCGGGCGCGCGGTGTCGCCGGGCGGCGACCGGCTCGTCGGCCGCAGCCCTGCCCTGCTCGAGGCGTTCAAGACGGTGGGCCGCGTCGCCGCCCGCAACGTGCCCGTGCTGATCACCGGCGAGAGCGGGACCGGCAAGGAGCTGATCGCGCGCGCCATCCACGTCGCGAGCCCGCGCGCGCAGGAGCCGTTCGTCGCGGTGAACGCGGCGGCCATCCCGAAGGAGCTGCTCGAGAGCGAGCTGTTCGGGCACGAGCGCGGCGCGTTCACCGGTGCGGTGCAGGCGCGCCCCGGCCGCTTCCGCGAGGCCGCGGGCGGCACGCTCTTCCTCGACGAGATCGGCGACATGACGCTCGACCTGCAGGCGAAGCTGCTGCGCGTCCTGCAGAACGGCGAGGTCACCGCCGTCGGCGGGCAGAAGAGCGAGATCGTCGACGTGCGCATCATCGCGGCGACGAACCGCCAGCTCGACGTCGCCGTGCGCGAGGGGCGGTTCCGCGAGGATCTGCTCTATCGCCTGCGCGTCGTGCCGATCGAGCTGCCTCCGCTGCGCGAGCGGCGCGAGGACGTGCGCGCGCTCGCCGAGCACTTCGTCGCCCGCTACGCGCAGGACCTCGCCGGCGGCGCGCGCGGCCTCGCCGACGGCGCGATCGAGGCGCTCGAACGCTATTCGTGGCCCGGCAACGTGCGCGAGCTCGAGAACGCGATCCGCCGGGCACTCGTGCTCGCACCCGGCAGCGTACTGACGGGCGAGGACTTCGCGTTCCTCGTCGAGGACCCCGCGCAGACGTCGCCCGAGGCGAGCCTCGCAGCGCTCGTGGCGCGCGAGACGCGCGCCGCGCTGTCGGAGCGGGCCGACGAGATCTACCGCACCGTGATCGAGCGCGTCGAACGCCCCATGATCGAAGCCGTGCTCGAGCACACCGGCGGCAACCAGCTGCAGGCGGCGAGCCTGCTCGGCATCAACCGCAACACGCTGCGCAAGAAGATCTCCGAGCTCGACGTCGCGATCCCGCGGCGCGACCGGGCCTGA
- a CDS encoding ATP-binding protein — MDPRDLHNVLDAVLDGLIVVDAGGRIAHVNSEACRILESSPEKIRGTPLADHFGPAHPVLGLERRVREERRGRVLDDVRIERRFDRALEVDVAISPIELGVRDARATRPADPYEDEEEIDEPGDGVVIELRDHTLRSSLREKEKQRDELQRYGHIAAGIAHEVKNPLGGIRGAAELLGMWSESPRAKDTSALIVREVDRITALVDELMVFARGDALELSRINIHRILDAVIELEAMDALASGISFEREYDPSIPDVLADPSRLTQVFLNLVRNAVQALEGRSDGRVVVATRIALDDRLTNRAGRQVPTVVIEVRDDGPGIDEDTLARLTTPFFTTRTKGTGLGLPMARHWVARHDGDLRVTSEVGRGTRARVALPLGGPQRNVEAKGRG; from the coding sequence ATGGATCCCCGCGACCTCCACAACGTGCTCGACGCCGTCCTCGACGGGCTGATCGTGGTCGACGCCGGCGGGCGGATCGCGCACGTCAACTCCGAGGCGTGCCGCATCCTCGAGTCGTCGCCCGAGAAGATCCGCGGCACGCCGCTCGCCGATCACTTCGGCCCCGCCCATCCCGTGCTCGGCCTCGAACGTCGCGTGCGCGAGGAGCGGCGCGGCCGCGTGCTCGACGACGTCCGCATCGAGCGCCGCTTCGATCGCGCGCTCGAGGTCGACGTCGCGATCTCGCCGATCGAGCTCGGCGTGCGCGACGCGCGGGCGACGCGCCCGGCCGACCCGTACGAGGACGAGGAGGAGATCGACGAGCCCGGCGACGGCGTCGTGATCGAGCTGCGCGACCACACGCTGCGCAGCTCGTTGCGCGAGAAGGAGAAGCAGCGCGACGAGCTCCAGCGCTACGGGCACATCGCCGCCGGCATCGCGCACGAGGTCAAGAACCCGCTCGGCGGAATCCGCGGTGCGGCCGAGCTGCTCGGCATGTGGAGCGAGAGCCCGCGCGCGAAGGACACCTCCGCGCTGATCGTGCGCGAAGTCGACCGCATCACCGCGCTCGTCGACGAGCTGATGGTGTTCGCGCGCGGCGACGCGCTCGAGCTCTCGCGCATCAACATCCACCGCATCCTCGACGCCGTGATCGAGCTCGAGGCGATGGACGCGCTCGCGAGCGGCATCTCGTTCGAGCGCGAGTACGACCCGTCCATTCCCGACGTGCTCGCCGACCCGTCGCGGCTCACGCAGGTGTTCCTCAACCTCGTGCGCAACGCGGTGCAGGCGCTCGAGGGGCGCAGCGACGGCCGCGTCGTGGTCGCCACGCGCATCGCGCTCGACGATCGCCTCACGAACCGCGCCGGCCGCCAGGTGCCGACGGTCGTGATCGAGGTGCGCGACGACGGGCCGGGCATCGACGAGGACACGCTCGCGCGGCTGACGACGCCGTTCTTCACCACGCGCACGAAGGGCACGGGCCTCGGCCTCCCGATGGCGCGCCACTGGGTCGCCCGCCACGACGGCGACCTCCGCGTCACGAGCGAGGTGGGAAGGGGCACGCGCGCGCGCGTGGCGCTCCCGCTCGGCGGGCCGCAGCGAAACGTCGAAGCGAAGGGGAGAGGCTGA
- a CDS encoding molybdopterin molybdotransferase MoeA, whose product MRESLLVPDAQLEILRRTPVLDAERVAARDALGRVLAEPVVSTRTLPPADCSAMDGYALRAADVAGASAERPVALPVAFEVAAGHGAPRAIAPGEAARIFTGAPLPPGADTVVRQEDTEAAGGRVRVRIAAEARDHVRDAGEDVRAGDVVLEAGHVVRAAELGLLASLGRTIVAVHQRPRVAILSGGDELVEPDEDPSGGRIVSSNSYTLAAHCLEAGADPVYLGIAPDTPEALERLLRAGLRADVIVTSAGVSVGDHDYVRPVLERLGCTLHFWGVRMKPGFPLAFGSFAGERGPLVFGLPGNPVSASVTFEQFVRPALRRMTGHRALFRATIRARLDHDLEKKPGRLHFVRVRVGRDGDEWVATSSGSQSSGVLSALARAQGLLVFPADASSLRAGDHADVQLLDDALLASETSGL is encoded by the coding sequence ATGCGCGAGAGCCTCCTCGTTCCCGACGCCCAGCTCGAGATCCTGCGCCGAACGCCCGTTCTCGATGCCGAGCGCGTCGCCGCGCGCGACGCCCTGGGCCGCGTCCTCGCGGAGCCGGTCGTCTCCACCCGCACGCTGCCGCCGGCGGACTGCTCGGCCATGGACGGCTACGCGCTGCGCGCGGCGGACGTCGCGGGGGCGTCGGCCGAGCGACCCGTCGCGCTCCCCGTCGCGTTCGAGGTCGCGGCCGGACACGGTGCACCGCGCGCGATCGCGCCGGGCGAGGCGGCCCGGATCTTCACGGGCGCGCCGCTCCCGCCCGGCGCGGACACCGTCGTCCGCCAGGAGGACACGGAGGCCGCGGGCGGGCGCGTTCGCGTGCGGATCGCCGCGGAGGCGCGCGACCACGTGCGCGACGCGGGGGAGGACGTGCGCGCGGGCGACGTCGTGCTCGAGGCCGGTCACGTCGTGCGCGCCGCCGAGCTCGGCCTGCTCGCGTCGCTCGGCCGCACGATCGTCGCCGTCCACCAGCGCCCGCGCGTCGCGATCCTGTCCGGCGGCGACGAGCTGGTCGAGCCCGACGAGGACCCGTCGGGCGGACGCATCGTCTCCTCCAACTCCTACACGCTCGCCGCGCACTGCCTCGAGGCCGGTGCGGACCCCGTCTATCTGGGCATCGCCCCCGACACGCCCGAGGCGCTCGAGCGCCTGCTGCGCGCCGGCCTGCGCGCGGACGTGATCGTGACGTCGGCCGGCGTCTCGGTCGGCGACCACGACTACGTGCGGCCCGTGCTCGAGCGGCTCGGCTGCACGCTCCACTTCTGGGGCGTGCGGATGAAGCCCGGCTTTCCGCTCGCGTTCGGCAGCTTCGCCGGCGAACGGGGCCCGCTCGTCTTCGGGCTCCCCGGCAACCCCGTCTCCGCGAGCGTCACGTTCGAGCAGTTCGTGCGGCCGGCGCTGCGCCGCATGACGGGCCACCGCGCGCTCTTCCGAGCGACGATTCGCGCGCGGCTCGACCACGACCTCGAGAAGAAGCCGGGTCGCCTGCACTTCGTGCGCGTGCGCGTCGGGCGCGACGGCGACGAGTGGGTCGCGACGAGCAGCGGCAGCCAGAGCTCGGGCGTGCTGAGCGCGCTCGCGCGCGCGCAGGGCCTGCTCGTGTTCCCGGCCGATGCGAGCTCGCTCCGCGCGGGCGACCACGCCGACGTGCAGCTGCTCGACGACGCGCTGCTCGCGAGCGAGACGTCGGGGCTGTGA
- a CDS encoding molybdenum cofactor guanylyltransferase, which translates to MTGDASGARGDGRIANVAGAVLVGGASRRFGRDKARAEVGGIAMATRLARLLDDLFEEVVLVGGDPPDDAPGRRVPDPEAPGDARSALRGIVGALEAARAERVVVLATDLPRMRVELVLALAAWPPCDAVVVRDALGRPEPLCGAWARDAVLPAARELLARGEYRLTALLGAIDAHYLEGADLAAVDPDGVALANVNTAGDLAALEARGVAPRRSDG; encoded by the coding sequence GTGACGGGCGACGCATCCGGCGCGCGCGGGGACGGTCGCATCGCGAACGTCGCGGGCGCGGTGCTCGTCGGCGGTGCGTCGCGCCGCTTCGGGCGCGACAAGGCGCGGGCCGAGGTGGGCGGCATCGCGATGGCGACGCGCCTCGCGCGCCTGCTCGACGACCTGTTCGAGGAGGTCGTGCTGGTCGGAGGCGACCCGCCCGACGACGCCCCCGGCCGTCGCGTCCCCGACCCGGAGGCGCCGGGCGACGCGCGCTCGGCGCTGCGCGGGATCGTCGGCGCGCTCGAGGCCGCTCGCGCCGAGCGCGTCGTCGTGCTCGCGACCGACCTCCCGCGCATGCGCGTCGAGCTCGTGCTCGCGCTCGCGGCCTGGCCGCCGTGCGATGCCGTCGTCGTGCGCGACGCGCTCGGGCGGCCCGAGCCGCTGTGCGGCGCGTGGGCGCGGGACGCGGTACTCCCCGCCGCCCGCGAGCTGCTCGCGCGCGGCGAGTACCGGCTCACCGCGCTGCTCGGCGCGATCGACGCGCACTATCTCGAGGGCGCGGACCTCGCCGCCGTCGACCCGGACGGCGTCGCGCTCGCGAACGTCAACACCGCCGGAGATCTCGCCGCGCTCGAGGCGCGCGGCGTCGCGCCGCGCCGCAGCGACGGGTGA
- the rfaE2 gene encoding D-glycero-beta-D-manno-heptose 1-phosphate adenylyltransferase, with the protein MSRASGRDARARRKVLPLAAAQRAVRAAQRRGERVVFTNGCFDWLHVGHVRSLEQARSLGDRLVVAVNSDASVRRLKGPTRPRVPARQRAEVLAALACVDWVVVFGADTPLRTIRALRPDVLAKGGDWTLDAIVGREDVEGWGGRVVRLREVKGVRTTTLLGERPPARR; encoded by the coding sequence GTGAGTCGCGCATCGGGACGCGACGCGCGCGCGCGTCGGAAGGTCCTGCCCCTCGCCGCGGCGCAGCGCGCCGTGCGGGCCGCGCAGCGCCGCGGCGAGCGCGTCGTCTTCACGAACGGCTGCTTCGACTGGCTCCACGTCGGACACGTGCGCAGCCTCGAGCAGGCGCGCTCGCTCGGCGACCGGCTCGTCGTCGCCGTGAACTCCGATGCGAGCGTGCGGCGGCTCAAGGGCCCGACGCGCCCGCGCGTTCCGGCGCGCCAGCGCGCCGAGGTGCTCGCCGCGCTCGCGTGCGTCGACTGGGTGGTCGTGTTCGGCGCGGACACGCCCCTGCGCACGATTCGCGCGCTGCGCCCCGACGTGCTCGCGAAGGGCGGCGACTGGACGCTCGACGCGATCGTCGGGCGCGAGGACGTCGAGGGCTGGGGAGGACGCGTCGTGCGACTGCGCGAGGTGAAGGGCGTGCGGACGACCACGCTGCTCGGCGAGCGCCCGCCGGCGCGACGTTAG
- a CDS encoding AsmA-like C-terminal region-containing protein, protein MRLRRSALRAAVTLGLFLLALAAGFVVSSQVGQRWMREEAELELSKLLAGDVSIDRIALRIRRGIEIHAAGVRVDYPAPGTDALLATRVEIRLDTPSLLLGRFRCAALDVDGLVLALRRSREGAWSPPYFPPQAELDAERAADPDGLEHEIGWMRVLVEATHFLLREQQIADRIALRNATVTFLDERPRAGVRTRVAHRMEHLRGTLDRTWLGRSVDVQLTGRYVGGEGRPAAVEVSARARDDEELRLSLAVTGLDLAHVAPYLVAPGDGAALAGRITGVLAIATPELDRAHFELDASIDDVDGRLPLGDTSLRLASPTAVLQAQLDLEPGRLRIAQLEISDPAIEFAAQATFARPLRTGSRTTVRATIGGIALDQLQRVAAGLPDEDAVTFRRLVDRIEHGRIGTVGLRGGETLATWLELAAGERGSLPDGVRLTASIEDVTIGTSPTDRLSEVSADLSWNGELLEMRGLRGRYNGEAMPRIDLAVDGIGALLAAAPADEQLTRRARPLPGLGTLWDVVRGDEPPDPERPPSPIRVTLAELQHPALRWPLRDAVIEIDPGPRDLHVAITRGSWAGTPVRGEAILARDPEPELRIELVVRDDGGDARAAPRASPAAIARDADDTTWASGTFATTAVHTGPLVFDTLEGRFALRGQDLALDGVAAALAGGGELRGHGLFSLADADAVDAQARVEATGAEADRVAQTFGIRSGFATGTADVTADLAGVLRRDAPLLDDLVGTVDIHARDGSVHQSVPLLASLAHAIEGWSPFKANEALRYERIAATIDLDRGLVSTDRFALEGPLRVLASGAIDARAEDSPIDATVGIFLLRQADRLLGDIPLVNLLVPGSDRGLIGAYFEVSGPVGEPNVRAMPIKSLADGMPLPEVLRQPFDALRGLFTGGARAADRAREAVRSPKRAAEGDAS, encoded by the coding sequence ATGCGACTGCGGCGATCGGCGCTGCGCGCGGCCGTCACCCTCGGCCTGTTCCTGCTCGCACTCGCCGCCGGGTTCGTGGTCTCGAGCCAGGTCGGGCAGCGCTGGATGCGCGAGGAGGCCGAGCTCGAGCTGTCGAAGCTCCTGGCCGGCGACGTCTCGATCGACCGCATCGCGCTCCGAATCCGCCGCGGCATCGAGATCCACGCGGCCGGCGTCCGCGTCGACTACCCCGCGCCGGGTACCGACGCGCTCCTCGCGACCCGCGTCGAGATCCGCCTCGACACCCCGAGCCTCCTGCTCGGCCGCTTCCGCTGCGCCGCGCTCGACGTCGACGGCCTCGTCCTCGCGCTCCGACGCAGCCGCGAGGGCGCCTGGTCGCCGCCCTACTTCCCGCCGCAGGCCGAGCTCGACGCCGAGCGCGCGGCCGACCCCGATGGCCTCGAGCACGAGATCGGATGGATGCGCGTGCTCGTCGAAGCGACGCACTTCCTGCTGCGCGAGCAGCAGATCGCCGACCGCATCGCGCTCCGCAACGCGACGGTCACCTTCCTCGACGAGCGGCCTCGCGCGGGCGTGCGAACGCGCGTGGCGCATCGCATGGAGCACCTCCGCGGCACGCTCGACCGGACGTGGCTCGGGCGCTCCGTCGACGTGCAGCTCACCGGCCGGTACGTGGGCGGCGAGGGCCGTCCGGCCGCCGTCGAGGTGAGCGCGCGCGCACGCGACGACGAGGAGCTCCGCCTCTCGCTGGCGGTGACCGGACTCGACCTCGCGCACGTCGCGCCCTACCTCGTCGCGCCGGGCGACGGGGCCGCGCTCGCGGGCCGGATCACGGGCGTGCTCGCCATCGCGACGCCCGAGCTCGATCGGGCGCACTTCGAGCTCGACGCCTCGATCGACGACGTCGACGGTCGCCTCCCGCTCGGCGACACGAGCCTGCGCCTCGCGTCGCCGACCGCGGTGCTCCAGGCGCAGCTCGACCTCGAGCCCGGCCGCCTTCGCATCGCGCAGCTCGAGATCTCGGACCCGGCCATCGAGTTCGCCGCGCAGGCGACCTTCGCGCGCCCGCTTCGCACCGGCTCGCGAACCACCGTGCGCGCGACGATCGGCGGCATCGCACTCGACCAGCTGCAGCGCGTCGCGGCCGGGCTGCCGGACGAGGACGCCGTCACGTTCCGGCGCCTCGTCGATCGCATCGAGCACGGGCGCATCGGCACCGTCGGCCTGCGCGGCGGCGAGACGCTCGCGACGTGGCTCGAGCTGGCGGCGGGGGAACGCGGATCGCTCCCCGACGGCGTCCGTCTGACCGCGTCGATCGAGGACGTGACGATCGGGACGAGCCCGACCGACCGCCTGAGCGAAGTCTCGGCCGACCTCTCGTGGAACGGCGAGCTGCTCGAGATGCGCGGCCTGCGCGGCCGCTACAACGGCGAGGCCATGCCGCGCATCGACCTCGCCGTCGACGGCATCGGCGCGCTGCTCGCCGCCGCGCCCGCCGACGAGCAGCTCACGCGGCGCGCGCGTCCTCTGCCCGGCCTCGGCACGCTGTGGGACGTCGTGCGCGGCGACGAGCCGCCCGACCCCGAGCGCCCGCCCTCTCCCATCCGCGTCACTCTCGCCGAGCTGCAGCACCCCGCGCTGCGCTGGCCGCTGCGCGACGCCGTGATCGAGATCGATCCCGGGCCGCGCGACCTGCACGTCGCCATCACGCGCGGCAGCTGGGCGGGAACGCCCGTGCGCGGCGAGGCCATCCTCGCGCGCGACCCCGAGCCCGAGCTGCGCATCGAGCTCGTGGTGCGCGACGACGGCGGGGACGCGCGGGCCGCGCCGCGAGCGAGCCCCGCTGCGATCGCGCGCGACGCCGACGACACGACGTGGGCATCGGGCACCTTCGCGACGACCGCCGTGCACACCGGGCCGCTCGTCTTCGACACGCTCGAGGGCCGCTTCGCGCTCCGCGGCCAGGACCTCGCACTCGACGGCGTCGCTGCCGCCCTGGCCGGCGGCGGCGAGCTGCGCGGACACGGCCTCTTCTCGCTCGCGGACGCAGATGCGGTCGACGCGCAGGCGCGCGTCGAGGCCACGGGCGCCGAGGCCGACCGCGTCGCGCAGACCTTCGGCATCCGGTCGGGCTTCGCGACGGGAACGGCCGACGTCACCGCCGATCTCGCCGGCGTCCTCCGTCGCGACGCGCCGCTGCTCGACGACCTCGTCGGTACGGTCGACATCCACGCGCGCGACGGCTCGGTCCACCAGAGCGTCCCGCTGCTCGCGTCGCTCGCGCACGCCATCGAAGGATGGAGTCCGTTCAAGGCGAACGAAGCGCTCCGCTACGAGCGCATCGCCGCGACGATCGATCTCGATCGCGGTCTCGTCTCGACCGACCGCTTCGCGCTCGAGGGCCCGCTGCGCGTGCTCGCGTCCGGCGCGATCGACGCGCGCGCGGAGGACTCGCCCATCGACGCGACGGTCGGCATCTTCCTGCTGCGCCAGGCGGACCGGCTGCTCGGCGACATCCCGCTCGTCAACCTGCTGGTGCCCGGGTCGGATCGCGGCCTGATCGGCGCCTACTTCGAGGTCAGCGGCCCGGTGGGAGAGCCGAACGTGCGCGCGATGCCGATCAAGTCGCTGGCCGACGGGATGCCGCTCCCCGAGGTGCTCCGCCAGCCGTTCGATGCGCTGCGCGGCCTCTTCACCGGCGGCGCGCGCGCGGCCGATCGCGCCCGCGAGGCGGTGCGCTCGCCGAAGCGCGCCGCCGAAGGGGACGCGTCGTGA
- a CDS encoding helix-turn-helix domain-containing protein — MDSMSNQASSEPRFVKNRVREFRENKLMTQAQLARKAKVALRTIHSVEKGMNCRMDTKRKILLALGLRFEDKELVFPSNRPLPMHAELDRPFSH, encoded by the coding sequence ATGGACTCGATGAGCAACCAGGCCAGCAGCGAGCCTCGCTTCGTGAAGAACCGCGTGCGCGAGTTTCGCGAGAACAAGCTCATGACCCAGGCCCAGCTCGCTCGCAAGGCGAAGGTGGCACTGCGAACGATCCACAGCGTCGAGAAGGGAATGAACTGCCGCATGGACACCAAGCGGAAGATCCTTCTCGCTCTCGGCCTCCGCTTCGAGGACAAGGAGCTCGTGTTCCCGAGCAATCGTCCCTTGCCGATGCACGCGGAGCTGGATCGCCCCTTCAGCCACTAG
- the ptsP gene encoding phosphoenolpyruvate--protein phosphotransferase, whose translation MLDRVSLLSDVAEVVARSHDLQETLRNVTDLVAKRLDADVCSVYLTDSDLKTLTLRATIGLDPSAVGTVKLRFGEGLVGAAAKSGEAIAVEHAREDPGFRYFPETREDRYESLLATPLRVRDTTIGVLAIQTVEPRAFPPEDISLLQTCAQLLGPVVINAQLLSMVASSEEERARIVAEIAQSGVPISEGRRRRVPGRFHALEGIPTARGVAIGAIHRLDDIDLAHFDYHPKPDAIEERADLMRAHAEARRELDDARELTGERFGPEFAAVFNTQIQILEDAGFVRALEQGVEQYGSALEALRGVLDAYRKTFERIEDPYFRERGADVAEVGQRVMAALLGVRHETPVLQPGAIVVVSQVLPGLFARLEVDKIGALVSEHGGATSHGAIFARTLEIPAVTGVSGVLVSAVEGETAIVDGGSGRLFLSPESGLLAEYRTAQRRYAVAVEHLDALRERPAETLDGRRIRLTANLGLLNDLRLIEQHGAEGIGLFRTELLALAHRGFPSEEEQQQLYSRVCSALAPRPVTIRTLDLGGDKGLPNIGLEGEENPQLGCRSIRLTLRKPDVFREQLRAVLRASVSGNVKLLLPMISGIEELREARALLDEAKAELRRAGEPFDERLPVGVMIEVPAAALIANVLAKECDFFSIGTNDLTQYTLAVDRGNERVAHLYDPLHPAVLSLIDASLREATRAGIPVSVCGEMATNPLAVPLLIGLGISELSGTPSAVPLVKEIARALDAGAVDADARRALHAERAEDVHAIAAARLREAGLLEHPDIGEWLRAAVDRTR comes from the coding sequence ATTCTCGACCGCGTCTCGCTCCTCTCCGACGTCGCCGAGGTCGTCGCCCGCTCGCACGACCTCCAGGAGACGCTGCGCAACGTCACCGACCTCGTGGCGAAGCGGCTCGACGCGGACGTCTGCTCCGTCTACCTCACCGACTCCGACCTGAAGACGCTCACGCTGCGCGCCACGATCGGGCTCGACCCGAGTGCGGTCGGCACGGTGAAGCTCCGCTTCGGCGAGGGGCTGGTCGGTGCCGCCGCGAAGTCGGGAGAGGCGATCGCGGTCGAGCACGCGCGCGAGGACCCGGGCTTCCGGTACTTCCCCGAGACGCGCGAGGACCGCTACGAGTCGCTGCTCGCGACGCCGCTGCGCGTGCGCGACACGACGATCGGCGTGCTCGCGATCCAGACGGTCGAGCCGCGCGCGTTCCCGCCCGAGGACATCTCCCTCCTGCAGACGTGCGCGCAGCTGCTCGGCCCCGTCGTCATCAATGCGCAGCTCCTCTCGATGGTCGCGAGCAGCGAGGAGGAGCGCGCGCGCATCGTCGCGGAGATCGCGCAGTCCGGTGTCCCCATCAGCGAGGGCAGGCGCCGGCGCGTTCCCGGCCGCTTCCACGCACTCGAGGGCATCCCGACGGCGCGCGGCGTCGCGATCGGCGCGATCCACCGGCTCGACGACATCGACCTCGCGCACTTCGACTACCACCCGAAGCCCGACGCGATCGAGGAGCGCGCCGATCTGATGCGCGCGCACGCCGAGGCGCGGCGCGAGCTCGACGACGCGCGCGAGCTCACGGGCGAGCGGTTCGGCCCCGAGTTCGCCGCGGTCTTCAACACGCAGATCCAGATCCTCGAGGACGCGGGCTTCGTGCGCGCGCTCGAGCAGGGCGTCGAGCAGTACGGCAGCGCGCTCGAGGCGCTCCGCGGTGTTCTCGACGCCTATCGGAAGACGTTCGAGCGCATCGAGGATCCGTACTTCCGCGAGCGCGGCGCGGACGTCGCGGAAGTGGGCCAGCGCGTGATGGCCGCGCTGCTCGGCGTGCGGCACGAGACGCCGGTGCTCCAGCCGGGCGCGATCGTCGTCGTGTCGCAGGTGCTGCCGGGCCTCTTCGCGCGGCTCGAGGTCGACAAGATCGGCGCGCTCGTCTCCGAGCACGGCGGTGCGACGTCGCACGGGGCGATCTTCGCGCGCACGCTCGAGATCCCGGCGGTCACGGGCGTCTCGGGCGTGCTCGTGTCGGCGGTCGAGGGCGAGACGGCGATCGTGGACGGCGGTTCGGGCCGCCTCTTCCTCAGCCCGGAGTCCGGGCTGCTCGCCGAGTACCGGACCGCGCAGCGACGTTATGCCGTCGCCGTCGAGCACCTCGACGCGCTGCGCGAGCGTCCGGCCGAGACGCTCGACGGGCGCCGCATCCGGTTGACCGCGAACCTCGGGCTGCTGAACGACCTGCGGCTGATCGAGCAGCACGGCGCCGAGGGCATCGGGCTCTTCCGCACCGAGCTGCTCGCGCTCGCGCACCGCGGCTTCCCGAGCGAGGAGGAGCAGCAGCAGCTCTACTCGCGCGTCTGCAGCGCGCTCGCGCCGCGGCCCGTCACGATCCGCACGCTCGACCTCGGCGGCGACAAGGGGCTCCCGAACATCGGGCTCGAGGGCGAGGAGAACCCGCAGCTCGGCTGTCGCTCGATCCGGCTCACGCTGCGCAAGCCGGACGTCTTCCGCGAGCAGCTGCGCGCCGTGCTGCGCGCGAGCGTGTCGGGCAACGTGAAGCTCCTGCTCCCCATGATCAGCGGCATCGAAGAGCTCCGCGAGGCGCGCGCGCTCCTCGACGAGGCGAAGGCCGAGCTGCGGCGTGCGGGCGAGCCGTTCGACGAACGCCTGCCCGTCGGCGTGATGATCGAGGTGCCCGCCGCCGCGCTGATCGCGAACGTCCTCGCAAAGGAGTGCGACTTCTTCAGCATCGGGACGAACGACCTGACGCAGTACACGCTCGCGGTCGACCGCGGCAACGAGCGCGTCGCGCACCTCTACGACCCGCTCCATCCGGCCGTGCTGTCGCTGATCGACGCGAGCCTGCGCGAGGCCACGCGCGCGGGCATCCCCGTCTCGGTCTGCGGCGAGATGGCGACGAACCCGCTCGCGGTGCCGCTCCTCATCGGCCTCGGCATCTCGGAGCTCTCGGGCACGCCGAGCGCGGTCCCGCTCGTGAAGGAGATCGCGCGCGCGCTCGACGCGGGCGCCGTCGACGCCGACGCCCGCCGCGCCCTGCACGCCGAGCGGGCCGAGGACGTCCACGCCATCGCGGCCGCCCGGCTCCGCGAGGCGGGCTTGCTCGAGCACCCCGACATCGGCGAGTGGCTGCGCGCGGCGGTCGATCGCACGCGATAG